Part of the Legionella cardiaca genome, TATGCATCGTCCGCGTAAGCGCTTTGGCCAAAATTTTTTGCAGAACCCACAAATTATCAATGAAATATTGACTGCACTTAATTTGCAGGAGAATGATAAGGTTGTTGAAATTGGTCCGGGGTTAGGGGCTTTGACAGTCCCTTTATTACGACAATTAAAAAAATTAACAGCCATTGAAATTGATAAGGATCTTCAGGCTCATTTAGCCTCTTTGCCTGTTGCTTTTAATAAATTGCAGCTGCTTGCCGGGGATGCCTTGACAGTTGATTACAGTCAATGGGGCGAGAAATTGCGGGTACTCGGTAATTTACCCTATAACATTTCGACGCCACTGCTTCTTCACCTGCTGAAATATGCTCAATTTATTGAGGATATGCATTTTATGTTACAGAAAGAAGTCGTGTTGCGTTTAGCGGCGGTACCAGGGACAAAAGCTTATGGACGGTTAAGTGTGATGGTGCAATATTATTGCGAGGTGGAGTATTTATTTGATGTTCCGCCGGAGGCTTTTCACCCTAAGCCTAAAGTCGATTCGGCTATTGTACGCTTAACGCCCTATCGTCTCTCACCTTATCCTGAAATAAGTCCAGCGGCATTGGAGTCGCTTGTAGCGCAAGCCTTTTCCATGCGACGAAAAACATTGGCAAATAATTTAAAGTCTGTACTCAGTGCAGCTCAGCTGACTGAATTAGGTGTTGATCCAGTTTCACGACCTGAACAAATAGCCGTTAAGGATTATGTGCAGATAGCGAAATTTGTGACCAATTAGTGTAAAATTAATAGTACATGCCTGATCTTGGAGGTTGATTTTGTTTCACCGTTATGGAAAGAAAATAAAGTCGCTAAACGCAAAATCCTTAAGCGACTTAACTCGTATTGTGCAAGCTCCCCTATTGTTAGCTGAAGATAAACGCAAGGTTTTAATAGCACAAATTAGAGAGGCAAGCGCCTTAGAAGAGGCGCGTTATGACAGCTTGTGCGTGAGTCTTATGCATAATTTTGTCAATCATTGTCAAAATCTACCAGAAACAGCCAATAGCTATTATTCGCAACAAGGTGGATTTTTAGATCATGCTTTAAATCGCACAGAAGCAGCGCTTTCTTTATTTAAGCAATATGTTATTCAGGAAGGAGCTGCTGAGTTATCTGAAGAGCAGAAATTATGGCAATATGCACTATTTTCCGCGGCAATATTGCAAGGTATTGCTAAATTGCAAATCGATTTTAAAGTTGAACTTTATGATAACCATGGACAATTTCTAAAACAATGGAACCCCTTATTAGAAAATTTAGT contains:
- the rsmA gene encoding 16S rRNA (adenine(1518)-N(6)/adenine(1519)-N(6))-dimethyltransferase RsmA; protein product: MMHRPRKRFGQNFLQNPQIINEILTALNLQENDKVVEIGPGLGALTVPLLRQLKKLTAIEIDKDLQAHLASLPVAFNKLQLLAGDALTVDYSQWGEKLRVLGNLPYNISTPLLLHLLKYAQFIEDMHFMLQKEVVLRLAAVPGTKAYGRLSVMVQYYCEVEYLFDVPPEAFHPKPKVDSAIVRLTPYRLSPYPEISPAALESLVAQAFSMRRKTLANNLKSVLSAAQLTELGVDPVSRPEQIAVKDYVQIAKFVTN